CATTATGTGAGGATCCCATAAAGAGGCATCTGATTAAATCACTTGTTGTTACTAAGGAGATGTGTGGGACTGGCTCTGATGCTATGGGTTGTAATGGTTACATGGACAATCAGGTGTGAAGGAAATAAAAGGAGGACATTTATTGCAGAATGTTTCAATGTTGATATAGGCTACATAGGTAATTGGACTCTTGTTACATTTTGCTTTTAACAAATAGCCTATTTAAAACCCTATGTTCCAATGTGTTTAACCTGATGTTCTgtggcgttttttttttctacttagGCTATATCCTCGAAAAGCCTATGGGAGTAGGGGAATAAATTACTGGTTCTAGCTTTCCATACCAGCATAtaggctgttgaacgtgtcagACAGAATCATGTCGGGCACTTGCGCACTCATAAcagaaagggtaaaaaaaaaaaaaaaaaaaacggatggGAGGGGGTCGATGACAAGCTACAGCGAGGGGGAGATCTCAGTGCAGGTGTCCttggtttttcattttttctgacACCTCGGGAGACAAGAGCCGACCGTAAGTAGCCTAAAACTGTTGACGAGGACCCAAAGCTGATAAAAGAGGCTGCTAATAAATGTCTAGTAGGCTATGCCATGAAATCCgtaaagagcagagagggagagatatgCTCGTCTGGATGAGAGACCCCCGCTGGGTGAAGACACGCAGCGTATGTTAGCTGAGCCGTGAAAGCTCGCTGCTGCCATTGAATGGAGACTGAGGCTGATACGGGAGAGAAAACGATGGGAAGCGAGCACAGCAGCAGAATGAGCATCATCTCCGAGAATCAAACATCGCTTCACTGATCATTTCAAGGTATTATAAATCATTTGCAGATTAGGAAACCGCGGTGTTTGCCACGGTCTGGATATTGTCAGTCGATGATGACGAAGGCTTGAACGGTGGCATTTGTTGTCGCCAGacaaattccatttttttttcactctgcagatGTGGGCTGAGAGAAGAATAAGGCCTGGATCGGTGGGGTAATAACTGAAAATCGATGAATGGAAAATCCGTCATGGTCACCAACAGTTTTACAGGTTACCCATGGATGAATCCACAGAAATGTATTCCCGGTGGTGGTCTGTGTTAGGTGAGGCTGCATTGTGAGCAATTTGAGACCATGCTCATATTTGCACCTAAGATACATTGAAAGACAATTTACATCAGCTCAAGCAAATACAAACCTGAGCTGTTTTTGCCTTCCTTTACTATGAagatgggaccaacctggtttaTGGTAAACACTTGATTTGAGaccacacatgcacaattaCTGGAGAAACAATGCCAGGTTCTCAGGTGTTCGGTGTGGGCACTAATATCACTGATGTACACTGGCAGTCTGGCTTCACCAGCTCCAGTCAAGACCCAGTCTGGTCCTCCACTGCCAACAGTGTGGTCAAGATGTTGCTCATATCACTCAtagtgtgtgtgtccctgtttgGCAACGTGGTGGTCTTACTGGTGTTCCAGAGGAAGCCTCAGCTCCTTCACGTGGCCAACCGCTTCGTCCTCAACCTTCTCCTGGCCGACCTTCTCCAGACAGTGTTAGTCATGCCCTTTGCCATAGCAGCCACCGTGCCGGGCGTGTGGCCCCTGGATGCCAGACTGTGCCAAGCTCTCGTGGTGCTCATGCACCTTTTCGCGTTTGCTGGCGTCAACACCATTATAGTTGTCTCTGTGGATCGCTACCTGGCCATCATCCACCCTCTGTCCTATCCCACCCGAATGACCCCTCACCTGGGCACCAACCTGATCATCTGCACCTGGGTGCTTAGCTTCCTGCAAAGCACACCACCCCTCTTCGGCTGGGGGGCCATCGACTTTGACCGTCACCACAACGTGTGCTCCGTGGTGTGGTCCTCCAGTCTGTCGTACTCTGCAGTGGTGTCCACCTTCTCCTTCTGGCTGCCTGTGTTCATCATGCTTGGATGTTACTGGATGGTATTCAGGGCAGCTCGGAGGCAAAACGCGCTTGTGCACCCCGTACAGACGCAGTCCTACTCCCAGCCCTGCCCGCAGGACTTCCAAGCAACTAGCAGCCCACAGGCACAGCGCCAGCCACAGCAGGCCAGTTCACCTGATGGCCCTTATTCAGCAAGGGGGTACCCTGTTCGAGTTAGACAGAGACGCTTCCACTACCACTGCAAGGCAGCTCGGGTGGTTTTCGTGATCATGGCATCATATATCCTCAGCATGGGGCCTTACAGCATACTGAATACAATATCTATGAGTGCCAGGGCAGCTGTACCCCCCTGGCTTTCCTCCCTTGCCCTTGTTCTCTTCTTCTTGCAGTGCTGCCTCCACCCGTACATTTACGGTTACATGCACCGCAGTGTCAGGAAAGAATTCCTGGCTTTGCTCTGCGGGATGTTCTGCAAACAGGGTCGTCCCAGACAGAGCTCTGCTGGGGAAAGCTGCTTCACTACGACAGAGGGACGCTTACGGGTCAACTCTCACCTGCCCAGCCTCACCGCTCGAGTCTTACCTTTACGGACTTGGGAAGAGTGCACAACGTCGTCCTCTCCAACCTGGAGGAAATCTAGGGACAGCCGTAAAGAGACGATCTCTACCAGCATCAGCTCTGAGAGGGAGCTCACAGTCCACAGCAAACAAAGCACTTAGACTGCCTTGAGTATTCATCAGATAGTTCTCATTCACTCTTACTTGAAGATCTTTTCATACAGTGGTTACAAATAAGCGAATAGCCTTCCTGACGCCAGGGTTTTTTCATTCAAAGGATCCTGTCATTGGGAGCAGTGGTATTATTAACATTTCAAAGTACATTTGAGTGAATGAAAAAGATAAACTCCTatgagctctttaaaaaaaatggaccaTTAATTGATCAGTTTTGAATGTATAATTCACTGGCAGTATTTTTACTTGGTGAGACTTAACATGAGACTTGTAAATACTGTTATACATACATACACGTGTTACTATCACATGTCAGAAATGCAGAATGGGTGACGCTGCTTGCCTCTACAAACAAGCATTActgctttaaagctcctgtgaagggTTTTAAACTAATTATGAAACAGGCGGGAATAAATACTGATATCTCTTGATGATTTACAAatgcaaacaagaccatcagctaTGAGGATTAATTAtttatatgttctttttttgaATGCCCAAAAAGCGAATGCCATGGGGTAGTGGTCGCTCAAGTCAATTGAGAGCAAGTTGAAGGAGGGATGTCTTTTTTCAGCAAATATTCACaatgagtgatacattttaCTGTGAAAAGAGGgcaggataaaaacacacacacacaacttactCATGTAGaggacaacatcaacaaagatGTACAAAGATGTACCGCtttaaaatccacacaaaccAAAGGTTCCTCACATAAATGGATGCCAGTATTGTTTTAATAGTTATTACAGAAAATGGGCATTTAAATCAACCTATACTTAAGAAAGTAAATTCCGAAAGCACCTTTACACCAATCTGGTCTAAAAAAAGTGGTTGGTGTTCTTAttactttgttttaattacAGGCCATAGGCGTCCTGATGAAGCACTTAATTGCAGTATCTGCACAACTACTCTTAAtcctttaaagttttttgtAATGTGTTGTATCTGTGATCCTGCATGAGGGGCACAGGATAGACTGTCCTTGAGTTAGTTTGTCTGCAACTAATGAACTCAGGTTATGCTTTTGGCTTCATTTGTAGAGCCCATCATTGCTCAGCTTGTTGAGTGAGTGGACATGTATATTTTTGTGTTCCTGTCAAAGTATCTGTCTTAAAGCGCCTTTTGAGTATATGACTAGACAAGTGATATATTGTGATTGTAAgtgacagaacacacacacgttagTTGGTGACTCCCTCTTCCTGACGGGATACCCTAGCCTCTATGTTTCCTTTCAACTCTTAAACAAggtgcattttaaaatgtgccaCTCTGTATTTGGACGGTGTTTTCACTGCATTTGTGATGTCAGCCTATCACGGAGCAATCacagtgtttttattgaaaatataCAGAACATGGAGAGCAAGGTATGACAACAACTGAACTGTGGCGAGTCATGTTATTTATAGTAGGCTGCATGCCACACAATCTTATGTAACAGACATctgaatacatgtagatttgtAAAGATACCTCCTAATACAG
This is a stretch of genomic DNA from Labrus bergylta chromosome 9, fLabBer1.1, whole genome shotgun sequence. It encodes these proteins:
- the gpr101 gene encoding probable G-protein coupled receptor 101, which translates into the protein MPGSQVFGVGTNITDVHWQSGFTSSSQDPVWSSTANSVVKMLLISLIVCVSLFGNVVVLLVFQRKPQLLHVANRFVLNLLLADLLQTVLVMPFAIAATVPGVWPLDARLCQALVVLMHLFAFAGVNTIIVVSVDRYLAIIHPLSYPTRMTPHLGTNLIICTWVLSFLQSTPPLFGWGAIDFDRHHNVCSVVWSSSLSYSAVVSTFSFWLPVFIMLGCYWMVFRAARRQNALVHPVQTQSYSQPCPQDFQATSSPQAQRQPQQASSPDGPYSARGYPVRVRQRRFHYHCKAARVVFVIMASYILSMGPYSILNTISMSARAAVPPWLSSLALVLFFLQCCLHPYIYGYMHRSVRKEFLALLCGMFCKQGRPRQSSAGESCFTTTEGRLRVNSHLPSLTARVLPLRTWEECTTSSSPTWRKSRDSRKETISTSISSERELTVHSKQST